One genomic window of Cannabis sativa cultivar Pink pepper isolate KNU-18-1 chromosome 2, ASM2916894v1, whole genome shotgun sequence includes the following:
- the LOC133034558 gene encoding uncharacterized protein LOC133034558, which translates to MEDEGDPNPTSILYGRLFLLTTKKLDTKVEDNDWVRCAIFMLGDDACIWWEIASQGHDLNNMTWDAFRTLFYEKYYNEYIRAAKGEEFIRLTQGNMTMTEYATKFDRLAKFASDEVATEVARKAKFIRGLDEHIAGDVIVASKQPGVARTYAQIVEQALVSEDTEETHESHLRMVLQRLREHKLHAKFRKCEFWLPQVSFLRHVVSKDGYYRRFVEGFAKISTPLTELTQQNCKFVWTADALSRKGLGQVCELKKTLTKLAEDMTRAGIEFVIGKLANITLQSDLLERIRVAQQSDSELQGIRRS; encoded by the exons ATGGAAGATGAGGGTGATCCCAATCCTACATCAATTTTATATGGGAGACTCTTCTTACTCACTACTAAGAAGTTGGATACAAAA GTCGAAGATAATGACTGGGTCAGGTGTGCTATCTTTATGCTGGGAGATGATGCctgtatttggtgggagattgcgTCTCAGGGTCATGACCTGAATAACATGACCTGGGATGCCTTCCGGACCTTGTTTTATgagaagtactataatgagtaTATTCGGGCAGCAAAGGGAGAAGAGTTTATACGATTGACTCAGGGCAACATGACAATGACAGAGTATGCcactaagtttgatcgactggcaaaATTTGCttcagatgaggtggctactgaagtTGCTAGAAAAGCAAAGTTTATCCGAGGGTTGGATGAACATATCGCaggggatgtgattgttgcttctaaacaaccgggggttgctCGAACTTATGCCCAAATAGTTGAACAAGCCctagtttctgagg acacagaagagactcacgaaagcCATCTTCGGATGGTgttacaacgtctcagggagcataagcTGCATGCCAAGTTTaggaaatgtgaattttggttgcctcaggtgagtttcttgagGCATGTGGtaagtaaagatg GGTATTATAGgagatttgttgagggctttgcaaagatttctacacCCTTAACAGAATTGACCCAACAGAACTgcaagtttgtttggactg cggatgctctaagtcgaaAAGGACTAGGGCAAGTCTGTGAACTAAAGAAGACTTTAAcaaagttggctgaggatatgactagagcgggaattgaatttgtgaTTGGAAAACTTGCCAATATTACCTTGCAGTCtgatttgttggaaagaattagagtggCTCAACAAAGTGATTCTGAGTTACAGggcataaggagaagttag